TGTTGGCTTGGTGAGGAACTAAAAAGTCAATATCTGATTTACTTAAATTTGCTTTTTTAAGCGCTTCTTCAGCAGCTAATCCCATAACTCGAACTGCAAATTTAAATACTTCTCTACCTTCCATGGAAATGTAGTGCAATTTATTTTCAATTGAATGTGTTGAGGAAGGATACCTTGATCCTCCTCCTTCAACTTTTAGCAGGTCGCCACCTGAGCCGTCTGCACCCAATTCAAATGAACGAAAACCTCTATGGCTGGCAACAGGTCCAAGTACAACAGCCCCTGCCCCATCACCAAATAGTATACATGTATTACGATCTGTATAATCAGTTAATGTAGATAAACTTTCAGCACCGACTACTAGAATATATTTATATGTACCATTCGCTATAAAATTGGATGCATTTGCTAAACCATAAATAAATCCTGAACATGCTGCAGATAAATCATAAGCAGCTGCCTTTCTAGCACCTAATTTATCTTGTAATATACACGCAGTAGAAGGTAGAGGCATGTCTGGTGTAACTGTTGTAACTACTATAAGGTCAAGATCCTCAGCTTCTATTCCTGCATTTTTCAAAGCCTGATCAGCTGCTTTTAATGCAAGATCTGACGTTGCTTGGTCTTCAGCTATTATTCTTCTTTCTTCAATTCCAGTACGACCTTTAATCCACTCATCATTTGTTTCAACCATGCTCTCTAAATCTTTGTTGGTTAATATTTTTTCAGGAACATATTTTCCAGTGCCTATAATTCCAACTGAAATATTACTCATCTTCTATTATGCCCTCATTTCTTACCAATCTCTGAAGCAATTGAATCCACCAATTTCTTTTCAATTGCATTTCTGGCCTGACCGATTGCATTTTTAACGGCATTTGCATCAGAGGAGCCATGGCTTTTAATACATACACCATTTACACCTAATAACGGTGCTCCACCATAAGTAGTATAATCCATCTTCTTTTTAAAAGCGCTCAAGCTAGGCTTTAGAATAGCTGCAGCTGCTTTTCTAAGCAAGTTTTTCGTTAGTTCGACTTTCAAAACAGAAAATATATTACTCGCTGTTCCTTCCATCGCTTTTAATAATATGTTACCTACAAAACCATCACATATAAGTACATCACAATTTCGATTCAATACATCTCTTGCTTCTACATTTCCTATAAAATGGATTGGAAGCTGCTTAAGTAAAGGGTATACTTCTTTTGTAATTTCACTACCTTTTCCCTCTTCTGTTCCTACATTAAGTAGCCCAACCCTTGGAGAGTCTATCCCATGAATTTTTGTTCTGTATATATTCCCCATCAGGGCATATTGCACTAAATGCTCAGCAGAAGCATCCATATTTGCTCCTAAATCTAATGCAAGCAAACCTACATTGTCCATTGTTGGCAACATAGGAGCTAAAGCAGGCCTTTCAACACCAGGGATACGACCGATGACGAGCAATCCAGTTGTCATTAATGCTCCTGTATTTCCAGCAGAAATCATTGCATCAGCACTTTTATCCTTTACCATTCTCCCTGCTAATACCATAGATGAGTTTTTTTTACGGCGTACTGCTCTGACAGGCTCTTCATTTCCTGAAATCATCTCATCCGTGTGAGTAACTGAAATATTGGGAAAAGAGGGATCAAGAAATGAATGAATTTGTTTAGAATCTCCCACTAAAATAATTTCAATATCTTTCCATTGTTTGGCCGCTAACATCGCACCCTTTACATTTACCTCAGGTGCATGATCTCCACCCATCGCATCAATCGCGATTTTCATGGGGGTCACTCCCTCATTATTTATTTTTATGTTCTGAACGAAAGATGACAAAATTCCCTTCAAAAACAAGCTCATTACCAACGTATGTAAACACATCAACATTTGCTTTATCTTGATTCAATGAATCATTGCGCACATAAGCTTTCGCGATACATTTTTCCCCTAATTTCACCGATCGTACAAAACGGATATCCGCGGAAGCCGTTAATGCTACCTCATCATCTATAACCGCGATTGCCAGCGAATTGCCTTGAGAGAATATATGATGACCTCTAGCTATTTTTGTTTTAGCAAAAACATGTTCTTCATTAATTTCAAAAATAGAGATTGCGCTTTTATCTAATTGTAAATCAACTATTTCTCCAATAACTTCATCAATTTGAAGCGAAACCACTTGATCATAAGATTTTTCCGCCATTAATTTTATTCTTTCTCGAAGCTCAGGAATACCAAGCTCCATCCTATCTAACCTAATCGTTTGAATACTAACATTAAATTTCTTTGTAAGTTGTTCATCGGTTATAAATGGATTTTGTTCAATTTCTTTTGCTAATTCCAATAACCGCTTCTGTTTTGGAAGCCGTCCGATTCTCATCACCACCAAAAATTATTACCTGATACTAAAAGTAGTATATATAAATTTATCATAAAAGTGAAGAAAAAAATAGTACTTCATCGTAATGAAGTACTATTTTTTCAAAAATTAATTATTTTGCTGCAATTTCTCTTCCTTTATAAGTTCCACATGTTTTGCATACATGATGAGAAAGCTTTAACTCTCCACACTGCTCACATTTTACCATACCTGGAACTTCTAATTTAAAATGAGTACGGCGCTTATCGCGACGAGTTTTAGATGTTCTCCTTTGAGGTACTGCCATGATTCTCCACCTCCTTAATTCGATGTCCATTCATTATTCGACATAAAAGTCTTTTAATTTAGCTAAACGAGGATCAATTTGATCCTGTTTACAAGTACAGGATGATTCATTTTTATTAACCCCACATATAGGACACAACCCTTCACACGATTCCTCACAAATCGGAGCATAGGGAAGTTCTAATAAAAATGATTCTCTAATATAAGGTTCAATATCAACCTCATCAGATGTAACTAGCTGAATACTTTCCTCAGGATCAGATTTTGCAATTTCTGAATTTTGTGTCAAAGCCTCTTGTATGTTAATTTGAAGTGTCTTATTATATTCTTTTAAACATCTGGAACAAACATAACGAATCTGACCTTTACCTATTCCCCATACTCGAGCCACTTCAAAATCCATTTTCACTTGTAAATCCACCTCTAAAGGTGTAATATCCAAAATTTCTTTGTGATTTGAAACTAGATCCGTAACAGACAAAGATAGTTGAATGACTACCGGATCTTTTTTTGTAACTAGATCACGTAAATTAATCATTATTGACATAAAGAACCACCTCAAACAGACAAATTTTATTATAGCGATTTATTTTGTGTTTTGTCAACAATATTTCCTCCATGTTATATTAAAAGTACCCTAAAAAGTGAAGAAATATCTAAGTACATAATAGGAACCAATGATAAGATCCTTTAAATTGAGGTGGGAGTAAATGAAAACGGTTGGCATAATAGTTGAATACAATCCATTACATAATGGACACGTATATCACTTTGAGCAATCTAAAAAAATATCTAACGCAGATGCTGTAGTTGCTGTAATGAGTGGAAATTTTTTGCAGCGAGGTGAACCATCAATAGTAAACAAATGGGCTCGTACAGAAATGGCTTTACACATGGGGGCTGATCTAGTCATCGAACTTCCTGTTGTTTACTCTTCTCAACCAGCCGAATGGTTTGCATACGGCGCAGTTTCTGCTTTGGATGCAACAGGAATTGTAGATCATTTATGCTTTGGCAGTGAAAGTGGTGAGCTGGAAATATTACAGACATTAGCCAAAGAATTAAAGGAAGAACCCGTTAGATTTGGAGCAGAAGTAAAGCAACAATTAAAAAAAGGAATGAATTATCCAGCTGCGTATACTTCAGCTTTTCAAAAAATCTTACCAATTGAAACACCTAAAAATATGGACCTGTCTCAGCCTAATAACACTTTAGGTTTACACTACCTAATTGCAATTGAACGTTTAAACAGCAGTATCAAACCTCTCACTATAACGAGACAAAAAGCAGGTTATCATCAGCAAGAGATCACTGATCATCAAATTGCTAGTGCTACAGCTATTCGTAAACTTATTTTTGAAAAACAAAATCAATCTTACTTTTCTCAATATATGCCTAACTATACTTACGATGTGTTGCAACGTGAATTTCAATCTGGTCGCGGACCTGTCTATTGGGAATCTTTAAAAGATCAATTATTATACAAATTATTAAGTATTACACCAGCTGAGTGTTCGCATTTTTTTGAAGTCTCAGAAGGATTGGAAAACAGACTCAAACAAACTTTGACTGAACTACAATCTGAATCATCATTTTCAGTTGCAAAATTATTAGATTTATTAAAAACGAAAAGGTATACAAGAACAAAACTACAACGCACTTTGCTTCGCATCTTACTTAATCATTACAAATCTGATATCACAATCGACAAATTGAAAAAAGGTACTCCTTATTTAAGGGTACTCGGATTTTCAGATAAAGGACAACATTTATTAAAAAGAATGAAAAAGACATCAAAAGTGCCCATCATAACAAAAGTTAATAAAAATCATGCAACATTATTAGAGATGGACATACGAGCAACCTCCATATATTCACTTTCTTATCATAACCCATCTTCTAAAGAGATGTTCCAGGATTACTATCAACCACCAGTCATCTTGTAAAAGGCAAGCAGCAGACAAGATCGGTGAACAACCACTCTTATGGACGATTTGGAGTTAGCTGGTATAAATATTCCAGCGCTTCCTCCATGGTCGTTACAGTTACGATGTCCATATCTGATTTGATTTCATGTGCCTTTTCAGCAGCCACTGCATAATTCTCTTCAGGTACAAAAAACACTTCAGCCCCTTCTTTATTAGCCGCTACAATCTTACGTTCGACTCCTCCGATAGCTCCAACCTGACCGTTTGTATAAATCTCACCTGTACCGGCTATAAGGTGGCCTTGTGTAATGTCCTCAGGTACTAACTGATTATAAATTTCAAGTGAAAACATTAACCCTGCAGATGGTCCTCTAATATTGCCTGAATCAATAACGTGCTGTAAGTCAGCTAAATAAATCCCTATACCTGGTCTTTCTTTGACCCCTTCTAAAACCTCTTCTTCACTTCTAAGATCAGTCAATGTTAATTTAACAGCTTCTTTTTTCTCTTCTCTTTCATATGTAATTGAAATTATATCACCAACCTGATGCTTTCCAACACTAGAGTAGATATCCGCTGTAGTTTTAATGTTTTGTTCATCAATGGATATGAGCTTATCTCCCGATTGCAACAAACCATCTGCAGGAAAACCTTCCACTGTACCTAATATTACAACGCCATCTATAATCGATTCATAAGCAATTCCTGCCTTACTGTAGGCTGCTTTAATAGCATTACTTTGTGAATTAATCATATTGAATGTTTGCCTTTCCATATACTCTTCTTCTGTCTCATTCCTAAAGATATCCTCTTTTTTTACCACTATAGCGTGAGGATTAATAAAAGAATATAAATAGTAAAAAACATTGCTATAATTCATGCGCACAGTAGTTAACATGAATGCCCCCTCGGCATCTTTATAACCATCTTCGACATTAACCATCGGCTCCAATATTTCAGCAGATCCTGGCTCATAAATAACATAGGGTGTTGGCATTAAAAATACAATGTATAAAATGGCGGAAACGATGAGAAAAAATTTGATGTTTTTAGAAAGTTTCAAGTCCCATATTTTGTGTTTCTTCTTCTCATTCTGATGTTCCATTTCAATTTCCCCCTAGATGGTCTATTTGGACAAACTTTAGCGTAAACATGTACCATTGTAAAGCAAATGAGGTGAAAAAGCATGTCACGATTGAATTTTAACATGAATCATCGCTTTTTTACATTTTTACTAGCCATGTGTGCAGCCTTCCTTGTTCTATTTATTATTATATTTCCAGAAGAGGCTTTTCAATCCTCATTACAAGGATTAAATATTTGGTGGAAAATTGTTTTCCCATCTCTACTGCCTTTTTTTATTTTATCTGAAATTTTAATTGCTTATGGTGTAATTCGTATGTTTGGAGTTTGGTTAGAACCACTCATGAGGTTTTTATTTAAAGTGCCGGGGGTCGGAGGCTGGGCACTTGCAATGGGGTGGACTGTCGGATATCCTTCTAGTGCTCAGATCACATCAAATATAAGACGGCAGAATTTAGTTACAAGAGATGAAGGTGAAAAAATACTAGCTATCTCTCACTCAAGTAGTCCCATATTTATCATCAATGTAATCGCTATAGGTTTTTTTCATCACATACAGCTTGGTTTGTTCATTACGACAATCCATTTTATTTCACTATTATTACTCGGAATTGTACTCCGCTTGTATTATGGAGACACTCCAAAGAAACCCCTTACTCAGAAAAATCATCTCATCGTCAGAAGTGTGAAGGAGATGTTCCAAGCACATCAACAAGATGGGAGAACCTTTGGTAAATTGCTTGGTGATGCTGTCATATCCTCTATACAAAATTTGTTGATGATTGGTGGTACCATGATGTTGTTTGCCGTAATCATCAAAATGATTACCTTAACAAACCTTTTGCACCTAATTCATAGCCTGTCAACACATTTTTTTAAAAACATAAATCTATCTGAAAATACATTGTCTTCTATTACTACAGGATGGTTTGAATTAAATCTTGGTGCATATCAAATTAGTACATCACAATCGATTCCTTTTATTTGGCAAGTTGCTTTTATTTGTAGTTTATTAGCTTGGAGCGGCTTTTCCGTGCATCTTCAAGTTAAAAACCTCATTCAAAATACAGATTTACGTTATCGTTCATTTTTGGTATCACGGATGTTACAAGCACTATTATCCTTTTTATTAACTTTTTTATTTTGGAAACCATACCAGGCTTTATTCTCTGATGTACAACCTATTTTTCTAAACACCACTCCTAATTATATGGAAGCTCCTAATACAATTTGGTCCATATGGGAGAACACATTTACTATTATACTCATCCTACTGTGCACAATGTTTATTCTATCTATTTTCATTGTCATGTTTAGAGCCGTTTTCTATAGGTAATTAAACTTTTCTCTCAAAGCTTTTTCCACTTCTTTTGGAACAAGGTCAGTGACTGTGCCATCATATTTAGCTACCTCTTTTACGATACTCGAGCTTAAATAAGAATATTGTGGATTTGTCATCATAAAAAAAGTCTCTACACCTTCGTTTAGCTTTCTATTTGTAGAAGCCATTTGCAATTCATATTCAAAATCAGAAACGGCTCTTAAACCTCTAACGATGATTTGTGCGTTTTTTGAATTCATATAGTTAGTTAGTAAGTCATGAAAATTATCAATTTCCACATTCGGTAAATCCCGAGTAGCTTCAAGAAGTAAAACCTTCCTTTCTTCCACTGTAAAAAGCGGATTTTTTTTAGCATTATTTAACACCGCAACAACCAAAGTATCAAATTGCTTGGCAGCTCTGTGAATAATATCTAGATGTCCATATGTAACGGGATCGAAACTCCCCGGATACACAGCAATACTCTGTATCTTTTGCATTTTTTCAACTCCTCATTTTATTTATTCACTATCATATTCATACACAGTAACAGCAGTATCACCGTAAACTAAACGACGATTGCTTTGTAGTTTACCAATTTGTTCATTATATTTATATACTGCATCATGTTCCACAACAACGATAGCACCCTTTTGAAAAAGGGTGAGCAAATCCATTTGTTGCAAAATATCCTCCGTCATTTCTAATTTATAGGGGGGGTCTAAAAAGACTAAATCAAATTTCAATTTGCGTTTCGCACAAGCCTTCAGAGCTTTTTTTGCATCATTTCGATACACTTCTGCTTGCTCAGTTTGACCTACAACACTAATGTTTCCCTTTATTACTTCAATGCTTTTTGGGTTAATATCTATAAAAATCCCTCGATCCATCCCCCTACTTATCGCTTCTATACCCAAGGCTCCTGTTCCTGCAAATAAATCCAATACAGTCCCCCCTGAAAAATAAGGACCAATCCTACTAAATATTGCTTCTTTTACTTTATCGGTAGTCGGCCTAGTATGACTCCCTGGAACCGCCTTTAACTTCCTACCTTTAGAGACTCCCGATATCACTCTCAACACATTCACCTGCTTATATTTTCATTCAATATGTACTTTGCTATCGTATCATATTCTGCATATCTTTCAAATACATGAACAAATAGTTGATTATTCCTATGTATATTTTCTCAAAAAAGGGCAAAAATTAATGTTAACGGCATCAAATATGTCGTAGATAACCGCGGAGAAGACTTACGTTTCCCCATAAGCTCTTCATCCGGTTTCTCCTCTCCCATGAGGTACCTGTGTGAGCAGGTACCAAAAGAAATAAACGCAGGATAAAACCTGCGTTTTTTCTGTTCTTATGATAACAATCACGATATTTTCTTGCTTTGCGGACGGATTGGTCTCCCTATTTTTGCAACCTGCTTAGGGTTTTACTTGCAACTTTCTATACTTATAGTCCGTCTAGTAAATATACCAAACGAAAGAAGGGGAATAAAATTGAGCAAAAAAATAA
The window above is part of the Chengkuizengella sp. SCS-71B genome. Proteins encoded here:
- a CDS encoding beta-ketoacyl-ACP synthase III encodes the protein MSNISVGIIGTGKYVPEKILTNKDLESMVETNDEWIKGRTGIEERRIIAEDQATSDLALKAADQALKNAGIEAEDLDLIVVTTVTPDMPLPSTACILQDKLGARKAAAYDLSAACSGFIYGLANASNFIANGTYKYILVVGAESLSTLTDYTDRNTCILFGDGAGAVVLGPVASHRGFRSFELGADGSGGDLLKVEGGGSRYPSSTHSIENKLHYISMEGREVFKFAVRVMGLAAEEALKKANLSKSDIDFLVPHQANIRIIQAALDRLELSEDKCIVNLQNYGNVSAASIPIALAEANEQGRIGEGDCVVLVGFGGGLTWGASVLIW
- the plsX gene encoding phosphate acyltransferase PlsX, yielding MKIAIDAMGGDHAPEVNVKGAMLAAKQWKDIEIILVGDSKQIHSFLDPSFPNISVTHTDEMISGNEEPVRAVRRKKNSSMVLAGRMVKDKSADAMISAGNTGALMTTGLLVIGRIPGVERPALAPMLPTMDNVGLLALDLGANMDASAEHLVQYALMGNIYRTKIHGIDSPRVGLLNVGTEEGKGSEITKEVYPLLKQLPIHFIGNVEARDVLNRNCDVLICDGFVGNILLKAMEGTASNIFSVLKVELTKNLLRKAAAAILKPSLSAFKKKMDYTTYGGAPLLGVNGVCIKSHGSSDANAVKNAIGQARNAIEKKLVDSIASEIGKK
- the fapR gene encoding transcription factor FapR; amino-acid sequence: MRIGRLPKQKRLLELAKEIEQNPFITDEQLTKKFNVSIQTIRLDRMELGIPELRERIKLMAEKSYDQVVSLQIDEVIGEIVDLQLDKSAISIFEINEEHVFAKTKIARGHHIFSQGNSLAIAVIDDEVALTASADIRFVRSVKLGEKCIAKAYVRNDSLNQDKANVDVFTYVGNELVFEGNFVIFRSEHKNK
- the rpmF gene encoding 50S ribosomal protein L32; the protein is MAVPQRRTSKTRRDKRRTHFKLEVPGMVKCEQCGELKLSHHVCKTCGTYKGREIAAK
- a CDS encoding DUF177 domain-containing protein, giving the protein MSIMINLRDLVTKKDPVVIQLSLSVTDLVSNHKEILDITPLEVDLQVKMDFEVARVWGIGKGQIRYVCSRCLKEYNKTLQINIQEALTQNSEIAKSDPEESIQLVTSDEVDIEPYIRESFLLELPYAPICEESCEGLCPICGVNKNESSCTCKQDQIDPRLAKLKDFYVE
- a CDS encoding nucleotidyltransferase; the protein is MKTVGIIVEYNPLHNGHVYHFEQSKKISNADAVVAVMSGNFLQRGEPSIVNKWARTEMALHMGADLVIELPVVYSSQPAEWFAYGAVSALDATGIVDHLCFGSESGELEILQTLAKELKEEPVRFGAEVKQQLKKGMNYPAAYTSAFQKILPIETPKNMDLSQPNNTLGLHYLIAIERLNSSIKPLTITRQKAGYHQQEITDHQIASATAIRKLIFEKQNQSYFSQYMPNYTYDVLQREFQSGRGPVYWESLKDQLLYKLLSITPAECSHFFEVSEGLENRLKQTLTELQSESSFSVAKLLDLLKTKRYTRTKLQRTLLRILLNHYKSDITIDKLKKGTPYLRVLGFSDKGQHLLKRMKKTSKVPIITKVNKNHATLLEMDIRATSIYSLSYHNPSSKEMFQDYYQPPVIL
- a CDS encoding PDZ domain-containing protein — encoded protein: MEHQNEKKKHKIWDLKLSKNIKFFLIVSAILYIVFLMPTPYVIYEPGSAEILEPMVNVEDGYKDAEGAFMLTTVRMNYSNVFYYLYSFINPHAIVVKKEDIFRNETEEEYMERQTFNMINSQSNAIKAAYSKAGIAYESIIDGVVILGTVEGFPADGLLQSGDKLISIDEQNIKTTADIYSSVGKHQVGDIISITYEREEKKEAVKLTLTDLRSEEEVLEGVKERPGIGIYLADLQHVIDSGNIRGPSAGLMFSLEIYNQLVPEDITQGHLIAGTGEIYTNGQVGAIGGVERKIVAANKEGAEVFFVPEENYAVAAEKAHEIKSDMDIVTVTTMEEALEYLYQLTPNRP
- a CDS encoding nucleoside recognition domain-containing protein → MNHRFFTFLLAMCAAFLVLFIIIFPEEAFQSSLQGLNIWWKIVFPSLLPFFILSEILIAYGVIRMFGVWLEPLMRFLFKVPGVGGWALAMGWTVGYPSSAQITSNIRRQNLVTRDEGEKILAISHSSSPIFIINVIAIGFFHHIQLGLFITTIHFISLLLLGIVLRLYYGDTPKKPLTQKNHLIVRSVKEMFQAHQQDGRTFGKLLGDAVISSIQNLLMIGGTMMLFAVIIKMITLTNLLHLIHSLSTHFFKNINLSENTLSSITTGWFELNLGAYQISTSQSIPFIWQVAFICSLLAWSGFSVHLQVKNLIQNTDLRYRSFLVSRMLQALLSFLLTFLFWKPYQALFSDVQPIFLNTTPNYMEAPNTIWSIWENTFTIILILLCTMFILSIFIVMFRAVFYR
- the coaD gene encoding pantetheine-phosphate adenylyltransferase; its protein translation is MQKIQSIAVYPGSFDPVTYGHLDIIHRAAKQFDTLVVAVLNNAKKNPLFTVEERKVLLLEATRDLPNVEIDNFHDLLTNYMNSKNAQIIVRGLRAVSDFEYELQMASTNRKLNEGVETFFMMTNPQYSYLSSSIVKEVAKYDGTVTDLVPKEVEKALREKFNYL
- the rsmD gene encoding 16S rRNA (guanine(966)-N(2))-methyltransferase RsmD, whose amino-acid sequence is MLRVISGVSKGRKLKAVPGSHTRPTTDKVKEAIFSRIGPYFSGGTVLDLFAGTGALGIEAISRGMDRGIFIDINPKSIEVIKGNISVVGQTEQAEVYRNDAKKALKACAKRKLKFDLVFLDPPYKLEMTEDILQQMDLLTLFQKGAIVVVEHDAVYKYNEQIGKLQSNRRLVYGDTAVTVYEYDSE